caggaatgaagattctgaccaggactAGacgggccctgcctccagccaggggggaggaaagggacaatcaaGTTTATTGCACTGTGTGAATTCGATGGCCTGTCACGTtagacgcacagaagtataaggctttagtagacaccggtgcacaatgtactctaatgccatcaagctatacagggccagagcccatcagtatttatggagtgacagggggatcccagcagttcACTGcattggaggctgaagtgagtctaactgggaatgagtggcaaaagcaccgtattgtgactggcccggatgctccgtCCAACCTTGGCATAGGgtatcttagaagaggatatttcaaggacccaaaagggttcctGTGGGCTTTTGGCacagctgccttagagacagagagcattaaacagttgtctgccttgcccggtctctcaaaggacccttttgttgtggggttgctgagggtcagttcctaactgaaaccaggacacatgATGAGAATGCAAGTAGCTTTTACTACCATGAAACCACAGCATAAAGTCAATTGGAATACACAGAAATATACCCCTGGCTCTCGAAGCTTCCACGTACACCCACTTTAAAGTTCTCGAGGTTGACTCACAATCAAACTAATCATGATACTTCCTCATGCTATGCGCTGCTCAGCTCTGTAAAGTAAGCTTGATTCAGCTGCACAGACAGAtccatttctgtaaaaacaCTTAATTCCAGCATCCGGTCTGGTCTGGGTTAGGATATTTCAACAACCagatcaaaaggaaaacattttcagcaacTCTCACAAATTGCTGGATGCAACAGAAACTATGGATCTGAGGAGGGATGAAGACTAAGTTTGGAAAACAAGGAGCCATATTTCATGCATTTCTGTAAGCCCAAGACTTGCTAGAGTACTTGTCAGGTTTGGAAGACAACAAGcttaaaaatctctcttcttgACAGATACCACCATCTTGTCAATCATTTAAGGCTATAACCTAATCCAACATCAATATGGACTTCCCTCTGTCTACCTTTGGTTCTTCAATCTGCACTGAGTATTAACTCTAATTTTACATCTTTGAATCCATTCTCAAAAATATGATGACAGCTTCCACATTCTGGTTTCTCaagcacaattatttttctcccagccTTGAAAAACACTAACTTCCCCCACTTTCCTCCCACCTAATAGACACTTATTTTTCACTAATCCCTCGTTTGATTACATTGTTTTTCTTGACCGAGTTCTACTACAGGCACATATTAATGGACTCCAACATACACTTCGGTTTTTCAAAGTTTCTTCTCCCACACTGTGGACAACCTTTCTTGGGAACAACTGCAAAGCCTACCAGGCTTAatcaatttcttctttaaaactgtCCTGTCCCATAGTGCTCAGTACTCTATATCATAATGtgccatttcagttttcagcatgAGTAAGGTCTGCTTGTTCTGTTTGTACTGTACAGCTGTGTGATGCATAACACTCAAGAGTTACAACAAAAGGCCAAGTCACAggcaaaaagttttttttttttttttttttttttttttttttttttttaacttttatacTAAATTTGACACTGATGAAGCAGAGgtacaaggaaaacattttagaagatgtgaaatatttatattacttttcACACTCAAAACACTGATCACTAAACTTCACAGAAGGGCAAACTGCAAGAACTCCTTGCACCACCAGCAAGCAACATGATATAGTACTCGGGTATTGATTTCAGTATCTGACTTACTAAGCTGTGAACATCTTAAACAGCTCAAGACATCTCTCTTAGTCACATTTGTTAACCATGCGCTATTGACTATGAGAAATTCTCACTGGAACACTTCCTAGGAGACAACACCTCAACTtcacaaaacttttaaaaaatgcaaccTGTAATAACTCAAGTGCTATCCTCTAGACCTTTAAAAATAGCGTTTTTAAAAACCATTATAGGgagtttctttttatatatacacacacagagcttAATATAGTTTTACCATCTTCTAAAATGAATTGCTTTGCTATTGGAAGATACTAACTTTTAGAGTACAGGAGAGCCTTTAAGGCATAAGTTTAAGACAGTATTAGGAACATATTATGAAGACATTTCTAAACATTCATTGCTAAATTGAAGAATTTCAGTAGTGCCCACTACTGCATTGGAATCTAGCTGTTACAAACCTTAATATGACAGAACCAGAATgagttttcatctgaaaaagctATGGGAACAAACAGACCTTTGTTTCAAGAGAAAACCAAGGAGAAATGCCTGCATTTCCATTGTCCAAGATATGTGGAATGGAGATATGAAACTGTTTTCCTTGAGTAAGAATACACACAAGTCCCCATGTGAGTCCCTAATGGCACAATTACAATATGGTTACATAGAAGTTCGAGCTAATGAGAAACATTAACACAGCTATTTTCAGATTCTGGCAGTTAATGGCAGACAAGGAGGACTATAACTAAACTCCTTACTGAGAGGAAATAATTACAACATTCAGTCCAGGGTGAGTATTTAAGTGTGAGATGTGAAGATTAGTTTTAACAAGAAAACTAATTCCATTTGGAGTCTGTTATAATCAAGAGCACATTTTGACCAAGTCTTGATCCTTAGTCACAATTTAGGAATGTGTAAGATACTCCAGTATTTCGTGATTGGAAGAGCACCTACCACCCATACTTCCACAGATGTCACGTGGCTGGCTATCATTTGAGTAGCATCATTTTGCTAGTCAAAGATGTTTCAGCAAGGccagtatttttcaaaaccaaGTATATGTCAGATACTGGGGAAAAGGTTAACTCTGTCTAGATCATCTAAGAAATGCACTAAGTTCCTTCACGAGACAGAAGCCAGTATGACATTTCAGGAGCATGAGCTACAATGGCTTAGAGTATGTAGGTCTTCAGAAATACTTATCTGAGTCACAGAAAAGGCACATTTACTGatttctcaaaaatatatatatatatatatagactcAACAGCTCTCAGGAGGTATACCTTTCATAAGGTTGTTAGGTTAGTGCCACCATACCCATTTAAACACTAATCTGCTGTTTAGCTTTTTTTCACCTTACTGCTACAATTCAATTAGTGCACTTTCTGATTTGGattaattcaaaacaaagtGTAATTTACTGATAAAGTATTTGCAAACTGAGACAAGTAAActgaaagtgttttgttgttaacCCAGCTGTGTCATTCTCACATCCGACTGCTGTCTTAGTTCAAACCATACAAGCAGCATGGCTTGAACAAGTTCCTCCACTCTTTCCCAATAGCTGACTTACACCACGCCAAACATGCTTAGCAAGTCAGAGACATCCCCACCCTTTCCCAGGCAAAATGCAAACTTCATGCTATGGGTATCTCTTATGAAAAAAATTGTCCTGCATTTTATCCTGCACAAGACAGGAGGAATTTCTCCTCCAGCAGTATTCACTCAAGAGACAACCTCAGAGCACTCAATCACTAACCTCTACCCAAAGCTTAGTTTTTGTTATAGAAGTTACCTTATCATTAACATCAAAGACTCCTAAAATGCAAAGTTGAGCCCTCACACCTGGGGGCAGTATCTATGCAAAGGTTATACTGGAATTTAAGAACTTTTCCTTACAACCAAGAAACAAACCTTCTCATTCTCAGGAACCCAGAGAAGCATTATTTAATAACTCCTCTTGAAGTCTAAAATGCTAACTTAGGCACAGAAATTTTTAGGAGCTAGTTTTCTAACATCACAAAAAGatgttctgcagaaaaacaagacCTCTTATAATAGTTTAATACTTACAGAcaattattttcctgcttttctgacAAGAAGCCAGAccagaaagtttattttgtatttttttattgtatgcCAAAGTTCATTAAAGATGAGGTTTTGCTTGTATACAAGTTACTCAAAAATGTGTCTAGGCAGAGATTCATTAGCAATCTTATTTCAAAGCATAAGTTTGTTCAACCAGGccacaaaaataatattgtgtACAAGCAGTAACTAGAAGGAGCTGCAGGTTCAAGGAGTTTCCAAATATTAGAGATCTTGAGATCATCAGAAAATGAAGTCAAACAAAAGcagtcaaaatataaaatagcagCTCCATGTAgctttttcaagttttaacTTTATTCAGAAAGTGACAGTTCAGTTTGCCTCGTTCTTTGATGCTTCATCGAAGTTTTCAACAAgatctggagaaagaaaaacaccaaaattaGAGTTTGACCCACTTCTGCTTtgccaaatgcatttttctgaagttctaCTTCATATCAAGTGCttatgagattaaaaaaaaacaaacagcttacAGAACACAGGTTAAATAACATAAGACCTTTTTagacttcattttcttgcttaagAACTAAATTTTAGGTGGttcattttaaagcacaatTCTAAAATCATTTAACTTCACTTGTACCCACAACTAAACAAAGTGGTGCTGGAAAGGTAGTTCTGTCCCAGCCTTTTTACTGAAGATTAAATAATTATCTTACCCATAGCTATTACTCCTACACAGGACAAAAATGCTATCCCAAACCAATTATTCATCTAGTCTAGCATGgtatctgaaaataatgaaataaccTGTCCACAAGAGTTATGCAACAGTGAGTGACCAGTCAATACTCGACTGTCCTTGGCCTAATGTTATGGTATATAAGTTGTCTCTCAGCAaaactcatttcctttttctcagtttcatgTTTGTTCTTACCTGGaacttcatcatcatcatcttcaccAGTAGCAAGTGGTGCTTTTCCATCCACAGCTGCAAAAAGCAAGTAGTTCAAAAAGTGTTATTCTAGCTTACCATTAAGTACCCTAGTTACAAAgttgttctgctttctgcttatttatttttaaacattatcaAAGAGTCTAAGCTAAGCTGTAATGCTCTATACAGTTTCCCtactaaataaaaaaactatAGCTAGCCTAAGAAGTTATCATTCCCTTTGTTACTGATCATGCTCAAAGAGATGAGAGTTTACTAATCACCATCTTTTATCTAAAGGTATTGAGCACCTTGCATGGTAGCCATTTTCAGCTACATAGATAAAGACTTATTCTAGCCATTTCTCTGGAAAGCATCTTCGTTTACCAACTACTCAATGGTTCTCAAAGTTTACCTATTTCACAACATCAACAACTTACAAGGAAAAGGACAGAGCTGAGCCTTCTTAGGATCTTAGGcattcaagaaaaacaacagtgtAATTATGAAGCTGCAGGTAGATGCAGATGACTAGAGACACAAAGATACTACTgttccctggaaaaaaatagagggatATGAAACTGGATGCACCATTTTACACTTATTTGTTTGAGGCTACCACATGCTCTGGTCCACTTCTCTGATGATTCAGTATCATTACTACTCCCATCATATTTGCCAGAGCTACTGAGACTAAACCATGCCCACTGGAGCAGACCAATGAGTATCTCAAACTGCAGTAGCAGAACGCTAAGAATAGGCATCTCAGGTCCCTGGGCGCTTGTGCCACTGCCTTTACTGCTATTCTTAGCTGTACTACTTAGGCTAAGCTGTATCAAACTCGTCACTACCTCAGTTCTTCCTAATTAACCCTTCTAATTTCAAgaaaagtttgaagaaaaagacaagtttATACCAGATGACCAAAATCACTGTACCCTGATTTCTAGAGAAGTAGAAGAATGCGTAAAATTTACTCAGAAAGGGCTTGTGACAAGGTCACCGCTAAtcatccttttgtttttaacagcagaAAGCTGTTACAGCTTGAGTACATCCTTAGTGCTaagacatttcaaaagcaaaccgttttatttcctcctgcactgtctgcattttttttttttttacatcccCATGACCAAACCAGGTTCACTTCAGCACCTGCAAATGCTATCACTGCACAAGCTTTACTCTTTGATGTCTGGTTTCCAAGCCTAGTAGACAATACTGAATGGAAAGTTTTGTGGAACTACCCTGGCATCCACCCAAAGCACAAATAAACTGCCATTTACCAGATAATGCAAAGCAAGCACTTTAAACAAGCTTCTCCACTATTCACACTGTCCAATCTAGCTTGTGCAGAATATACCCATCTTGTTACGAGAAGCGAGGCTTTAGTGGATCAGTTTAAGACCTTTGGATTCTCCTTCGTTCAAGTCCTACTAATATCACACACAAGCCACAGAAAGAACATTAGGAAGGAGGAAACAGCTTCATGGCCAAcgaagtgttttttttcctcttaaaaactACTTGTGGCACGATTTATTTATTGTTGGGAAATAGACTGGAGGGAAGCGGTATCCACTTGAGGAATGGAAAGAGAGGCTGTCTTTGCTGGCAGCATAGCAGAGAAGTAAATGTAATGATCAAGCTCATTAATATCAGCAACTGGACATCATAAGCTTCTTACATTTGCTGTTTAGGACGTTGCACATTCTATAAGCAACAGACTTAGTATGTTTGAGAAGACACAGAAAGACCCTATACGGACACAGGGTCAACAAGCCTGTCTTACACTGCCAATTCTCAAGCTCTGATAGCACCACCTTTTTCAAATACCACACTTAAGTCCTTCTTCTACTTTTCCCAGACAACCTGAGAGAACAGATGTTCAGGTTTTTTACTAATttaaggatggaaaagaaagttGGTGTATGTAGCTTAATGCTCATGCCAGTCCTACGCTACCCTacacatacaaattatgatgTATTTTCTTGTGAGTATTGTACAATTCCCTCTTAGCTATCAAAAAGCccatgcaaaaagaaatacctTCACCACACCTGTGAAGGTACAAAGCAGAAGCAAGATGTCTGCACTTAGATCCCTCCACTCCACTTGTATTTCCATTCAATgcatcaaaacaaacatttgaagTTTATCTTTTTAAAGCCTTCCATGGTAATTGATCTGTCTAGCTTTAAAAGAGATAGGTATGTCAAAATGTGGTATCCACATCAAGAAGGAAACCACAAAATCAAGTCTCGCTGCGGCTTTCTAGTCTTAGACCAGCCGCAAGATACTCTGAGAAACAAATGcctctgctttatttgcttATGCTCTTTGCTCGAACTGAGCTATAAATAAGATCTAAGAGCTCTACTTCTTTATGTCACAATATGGTTGTAGACAATAAGAGTGCACTGAAATTCACTGCAGCTGTATAAATAAGTCCATGTCAGCTGCCAGCATGGAATGCATTCAAGTTTCAACTTACGTTGCTTGGGTAAGGCTTCTGCCAATCTCCTCAGGCTGGTCAGACTGTCAGCTCCGAGCTGATTTAAGATGCTAGGAAGCATTTCTGTCAGCTGCTTTGTCTCAGCATGGCCGGTGATAGTGAAAGTGTTAGCAGCCAGAGATGCCTGAACTTTAGGGTTATTGAAGTGAATGACTGTTCCTTGGTTGGTAAACATATTtacctgtaagaaaaaaaaaatcaagaagttCAGTGTGGTTTTTCAATTTAACTAGAAACTAGCTGAATTTTCTAAAGGTCAATGAGGACTTACTGATAATTTACAGACAGAtttaaaatgcatcaaaattAAATTGGCAAGTgacattttacatttctatactgaaaagcactttttcatttgaaagaattACCTCTTCAATACCAGAAATATTGTTCACTCCcaatttcttcaaagaaaactgaagtttcttATCATCTGCCGTGGCTGTTCTGTGGACAACCTTCTTCTTTCTGCGGGCAGTAccctttgcaaaaaaaaaaaaataaattaatattgaaGCAGTTTTTCATAAACTCTGATCCTCAGGACCGCATAGCTACTCTGTAGCCATCTACAAATCAAATTTCACACATCAAGTTCCACTTCTGTGTTACAGTCCACAACTCCACCCCTCCAACTGCACTGCTGCAATCCTTCCCTTGCTATAATGCAACCTCTAAATGCTTGTGAGAAGTGTGAGATTTTAGGAAGCAAATCACCAGAGAAACTTTACAATTCTGATGGGGATTCTGCATTCCTTCTTAGAAAAGAAGAACTGCATGTTTATTATTATCTGTTGTCACTGGCCTAAAACTGAAGGCTGAGTACAGACTTCAGTTGTCTTCAAGGTCTCTTTAGATCACTGTTCTCAAGTTGTAGCCAAAATTTCATGAAGTCAGAGAACACCAAGTTATCAATATATTGTTATTTTCTCACTCACAGGAGAGTATGACTGAGAAAAGGCCAACATTCAATTTTTATTCCAGATACACATCTTCATCTGATGGACCTAcacaaatgtatttgaagaacactttcattttgccaaaatatttataaatacatgtttttaaaaatacttgcacACAGTATTTCAAACCACCtctgttcagaaagaaaaacaaacaaagttttAGTTCCCCAGCAAACAGTTGTAGGTTTCTCCAGGGAAATAACTGTGCCATGTTAGAAGACATCTATACCTAcgaaaaagaagaaagcatcaTTCTAATACCTGCTGGAACAATCATAAGGCTTCAGTAAAATCCAAGCTAGAAATGGCTAGGAACATGTGAAACTAAGTCTTCCTACTTCAGCTTCCCATCTTCTACATAGTAACAACATGAAAAGGCCTTGCTGGCTTGctacataaataaatggatGCAATACCTTTTTGAGTGTGAAGAGGCTAAAGTTAGAAAACTGGCTGGACGCTAACATCTTTGCAAAAACACCAACAGACAAATTCATGTGAAACTAAAACTTGGAGGATTACAGCTCGGGAGTTTAGCTTTTTGTCTAGGAAGTGTGATGTTCCTTTCCTGCTACTGTCAAGTTGGTaatctgctctgctgcacacAGCAGTTCAAAAATTTCTAGAGTAAGagaaattgcttcattttagTACCTTGACTACCTAGTAATTGAGCCACATAAATTAGTCTCTCTGGACAAGAGCCCTCGCAGTCAACTTTGAAAAATTACGTCTTGAATTAAAGATTACATAGGAATATGTGACATCCCCCCCACCTCAACATTTGCCAGTATTAAGTTCAGATATCAAACTTCACACACTCTGAATTTCAATGAACATCTGCTGCTTTAATCTCCATAGATTTGAACTTGTAAAGGTTACAGCTTTTTAGTAAGCAAATTCTGCCCCGATCATGCTGAGACATGCTGTTCACATCCCTCTACCTCTGTACTGGAAAGAATGGACACAGTAGGCAACTGGTGAAATACTACACGTCCATCTGCCAGTCTtctaaaaaggtaaaaaaatctgtaaaacacCTACATTGACCAGAGCTGTAAGAGCTGCAATATGAATGCATAATCTTAAATGACCAGTGTCAAATACATCTGCAGTCAACACACACACGCTGGTAATACACACGCAGTCACCAATTCAGCACTTCTCTGCTTAACTCGTAATCCACATAAAGAACGTGCAAGATCACCAAGCCAGTTAATACCAATTTCACCCTGATTTAAGACTGCCTAAATCCCCAGCCAAAGGCAGAAACATCAATCAAGGTCACTGAAAACTGTCAATAAGGGTTCTGCTGAATAGTTCTTATTCCCAGATACCTCCCTTACTCCAAGATACGCTCATCTTGGATGAGCGTATTTCCTCAGGAATAAAAGGATTAATAACAAATTACTGCCTTAAAAGCTTGAACTCTATTAATGTTTGCCAGCACGTGACTATGGtgaagaaggttttttttaaaaaaattacatattatAACTAATCACACAGGTACGTATTGCCAGATGTCAGATGCAACATAAAAGCACCCTCCAAGCACTTTATACCTTCCGCTTATAAGGTGGTAAAAGCATGACGCGCACAGAGAAATTCCCACTTTGGCCTAAAAAGCACGAATACAGCCACAGTCAACTCCGGAGGTGCGTGACCTAGCACGCCGCCAGCTACCCCCTGCCATGGAAGTTCACCTGGGCTCTCTCCGCAGGGCCTCCTCTCTCCGCAGCGCCTTCCGCCCCGGCCCGTACCaccccgcagcccggcccctgcaccctg
The genomic region above belongs to Oxyura jamaicensis isolate SHBP4307 breed ruddy duck chromosome Z, BPBGC_Ojam_1.0, whole genome shotgun sequence and contains:
- the BTF3 gene encoding transcription factor BTF3; the protein is MKETIMNQEKLAKLQAQVRIGGKGTARRKKKVVHRTATADDKKLQFSLKKLGVNNISGIEEVNMFTNQGTVIHFNNPKVQASLAANTFTITGHAETKQLTEMLPSILNQLGADSLTSLRRLAEALPKQPVDGKAPLATGEDDDDEVPDLVENFDEASKNEAN